The Rhodamnia argentea isolate NSW1041297 chromosome 7, ASM2092103v1, whole genome shotgun sequence genome contains the following window.
TACACCATTTCTGGGTCGATCACTGCTTGGCACTGTAATAAGGATAGCCACCCATCCCCATAGGCGGTGTCGGAGGGACGCCAAGCTGGTCCTTCTTCACAGCAAGTTGAGGGTAAATCATCTGGGGTTGTGCCGCATATGGCATAGGTACCGCAGGAGGGCTAGGGTAGGTGGCACCTGGGTAAGCAGGTGCAGCTTGAGAATAAGGATATCCAGCAGGATCCAGGCTAGGATAAGCTTTTCCTGTCTGAGGATATCCTGACTGAGGATATCCTGCTGCCATTGGTGCACCCATTGGAACCATTGTAGCAGTTAGCTGTGGCTGTGCCGTTTTGCGTCCATGTGAATCTGCGAATTTGACAGTTATGCTCCGTCCCTGAAATAACAAAGGTAGCCTCATCAAGTGAATCCATCTATTCCATAAGGCGTCGGTCAGATGATTCCATCAATCACATAAAGCCTTTAGATTACGCATTGACGAGTAAGACATGTAAGGCTTCATTTATGCAAGAACCTGAGCGTTGGAAAAAATGATGTGTATCAAACAAATGCAAGAGGCTGATAAGTTCATTATTTGCCTACCCCGAGTAGCTTTTGTGGATCATCGATGGCTCTTTTGGCAGCCTCGGATGTCCTGTAAGTAACAAATCCAAACCCACTGCAAACAAGACCAATTTAATGACCATCCACAGGAAAGTAACTGAGATAATCTCGATTAGTatctgaagatgaagaaagacaCTTAACCGTGATTCAGCTGTATCTTTATCATATGCAACTGAACCTTCTTCAATATCACCATATCTTCCAAAAAAACTGAGCAGCATCTCACTAGTGACATCTGGTGACAACCCACCAATAAAGAGCTTCCTCTGAGCCAAATCAGGTGTACCACTTGTCCCAGTCAGTCCCTCACATGCCAGATTACAGACAGCCATCCTTCCCTGAATTCGAAAGTTTGTAAGAACTGCAATTATTAACTAGAAGCATCAAGAGGAAGTGCTACATGTTTCGACAAACAGCCTGGCTTCTATTCTGATATGGCTACCTAACAATAGATAGCCATTAAATTCTCCTTGTCAATTTCGACACGAGGAAACCACCTTGAACATAATAAAGCCCAGAGCTATTGCTTCCGCAAATAATTATGACATAGCAGACTTAAAGACTTATCTGCTTCTAAGCAGTAAAGATGATCTTCCAATGCATAGTACGTTATTATGCCTCAAATTTGATTTACGAAGCATTTAtccaaaaattttcttgatCATGAAGCTGTGAGATCTCACTTAGAAACTGCCTCCATTACCATagaacatatttcaaaaaagcTGATTTTACAAGTTAAGATTTACGTCCTCCATCTTGTCTTCAATCAAACGATATAAATACTCATTAATGAAACATCATATCCATACTGCAATCTCCATAGTTGATCTTGCCTTTCAACAGAGAGTTTTTGAACTTTAGTAAAGCGTGTGTGAGTGCATGTATAAGGGCGAATTGCTGAAACAGTGAGGTGCGCGCGtgcgagagtgagagagagagagcactacACCATTAGCTGCAGAAAGTGAGAAATTGGCATATACATACATCAATCATTTTGCTAGGTGCCCTCAGTGCAACTTGAGTTGATTCCATGTTTTTGTAAGTAATAAAACCATAACCGCGCGATTTCCCTGTAGTTTTGTCATAAATGACAGCACCTTCTTCTATTTCTCCATGAACTTGAAAGgcctggaacaaaaaaaatgtccttGATTGCTTCAAGATAAAACCTCTATGCATAGGACATCTCCTGAAACTTCAATAATAAGGAGAAAACATCTAGAAGCGAAGCATATTTAAGGAATAAATATCTCTCCCTCGCAATTGTGAAAGCTCGCGATGGGGAATTCGAACACAACGGCAGTCGGACACAATCAGCAAGCAGCAAGCAATGCACTCACAGCACACAATGTTTCTGAAGTAGTATTCCAGGCCAAGCCACGGACAAAAAGCTTTCGGTGGACTGGATCTGCACTCGCGATACTTTTTATTTCTTCGGCAATTGAAGGGTATTGGGATCCTCTTTATTCGTCAACATGCAAACAAACACACATGCACAGGGTCAATCACACAACATACAGTTCTCTAGCACAAACATTGCATTCTCAGGTAAAAGCATGTATGGAAACAAGAGTGCCCTTGCACATAGGCAGACATAAGGAAAAAGAGCAAAGCTACCAGCTGAAGCATTCCTCATTTGCTATAATCCACGAAACTTTATACAAAAGCTTGAATCAAGGAGGGTCCGATCCTATAAAACTAAAGCAGCATTGTTAAAACTGAGGAGTGCCACAACCGTATTTTCAGATAATCAGACTTCTATTAGTTTGAATAATGGATTTTGCCAAGTCAGAACTAGACTCGTCCGGGCTCGGATGTTACCATCAAAAGAACAGCACTAAACATTGATATATTAGGACAAATTAACAGAAAAATATAAGCACACCCTCTAAGAAATGAGGCGCGAATATGGCTAGACCCTATCGATAAAGCAGAGACAGAGACTCCTGGTTTGGCCAAAACTGAAAAACCCACAAATATTTGAGAAGACATAGCAGCTGCAGCTGGTTCTTGACATTACTGGCACATGTTGAAAAACCAAAAGAGAAGATTTTGTATCCCCTCAGAAAAATTTTACGGCAGGCTGCCAGCGTAATGGGGCATTAGCTCTTAAACTCACGTTCCATCAAGTCCATTTAAATCAGCCATGGCGAATAAACTAGACAAACTAATTAGTACTACAGGAAAACTTACAAGGTCCTGAAACAGATTACCCAGAAAAATTCAGTAATACCGACTAATGAAATCCCAAAAGCGGAATATCCTATGACAATACCAGATAAATTTCGCATCAATAGACGCCCCGCTCCGACCCACTTCGCTGATCAAATTTAAACAAGCTCGTGGCTTGATGTTTTCCTTCACGACTGTTCGAGATTTGTCGACCGAAATTCGTCGTAGATGACCAACTAACTGGATGACCCATCATCTAAAACTGCTAATTTACGCCGACTGCGAGATCGAAATGCTAGAGAGAAGACGGTAAAGATACAGCGCAAGAGAAACGAGCGAAAGGCGGGCAAGAGCAGAACGCACAGCTTAGCGAGGAGCTCGACGAGGTGGGGCTTAGCGAGGGGCTCGAGAAGCGAACGGAGGTGCTCTTCGGAATCAGAAGAATCGCCATTTCCAGCGGCCTCGTCGAGCTTTCTCTTCTTCAAATCTTCCATTTTGCTTCGCTGAATCTGTGCTTCGCCCTCTGCGTCTCTTCTTCGAGTGTCGTGGCTTCTGCTTATCCGGTTCTACCGCGGGCTAGGCGCGTTCTAGGGTTTCTGGCTTTATTGATTGGACTGCTTGCGGGTTTTCCACGTCACCTGTCAGATTAtcatcctcgaaattttttgtttttatttactttttaatcaAATCCCCGTATTTTCCAATTTCTCAAATTCactcctctgtttttttttggtcggaaaagaaTTTGTTTCGATGGACCTGAATAAAGTCCTTAAACTGTTTCGTTTGAACTTTGAGACGTAAAATTCGAAGGTATTTCTTGAGATGAatggaagaaaaacattttctcttAACTTATGGGACGATAATAGGAAAAGCAGAATTTACGTCATTTTCGGATGGCTACTGTTGGGTATGGTCATATAACTCCAAACTCGGGAGCATCCGGATAGATTAAGGGTATGTATGATAACACTCCAGGAAAAATGTCTTTGTTCCTCAAGTGTTCCCGGAATACTTTGGAAATATAAACgcgtataataaaaaattgttctaaaagtattccgaaaacacttttgaaacaaaaatgagaataaaaaaaaacttgtttctaagttttgaaatactttttagaaacaacttgagggcgagcttgtgcaaaCCACCAACGCTCACCACcgtcggcgaggagttgaagcggccgccgccgccgccggcggttgtagatccttccttttgatgaaagaagtgtttttttttttgtacttgccaaacgcgttttcgttctcgaaaatcgtagtcgagaacagaaacacaacaaaatatttccgttccaaatatgtttccaGAAACACAAATGTTACCATACAGACTCCAAAAGCCCAGAGGGCTCGGGGTGGGGAACAAAGCCAATTTTGTGCAAGACAATTTAATTTAGCCTCTTGAGATTTCGCGACCTAATCCGCAACTGTAATTGAAGCCTCGAGACAATGGGCCAGGCGGATTTATGGATGGGCTGATAAGAGCTTCGGACAGTCCATAACAAGTAGTCTATCTTCCCAGTTGAACTGATCTGCACTTCCGCTTATCAATGCTTGCACCAGATCAATCAGGACTCAATAGTACACGAGTTAAAGTGGAAAGTACTTCGGAAGCCAAAGACAAAGAGGATGGCTTTTGtctataattgattttttttgggtattccACTTTCTGAAGGTCTATAATTGAAGATTTGCAGAGGTTATTGTTTCAAGAGCATTTGGATTACAACCTCGAAACGTTGAGTTGTTGCGCGATTTCCAAATATTCCAAAGAACTGCCGCCACCTTTTTCGAAGCCGGTAAGTTAGCTTTTGTCTCCATGAATTTTTGCAGCCGGACTTCGAACTGAGAGATGCACTGACAATTTGCTTGGATGTTCAAGCTAGGATCAGACCAGACGAAGCGAGTCCAAGGACAGAGTAAGAAGATATGTTCTACCGAATCCGCTTTGTTCCGGCAAATAGAGCACACCGGTTCAGGTACAATCTTCCTCTTCcgtgaattttcttttgatggTGTTGCATTTTGACATAAAGACCAAAGAAAGATCTTAACTTTGGAGTCAATCTGCAAATCCCATAGGGCTTTCCATAATGATATGGGGGTCTGGAGATAAGAAGAAGCATTCTCAGATCTTTGCTCTCATTCTGCAGCATCTCTGAGTAGATTGTAGCCATTCTTTATTACCTGATTTTGTTCCTATCCAGCATAATTTATCCACTGTACTCTTCGGTCTGACTTGGATTGTGAGAATTTCCTGAATAATATGGTCCTCAAAGAGATCTTTCAGGTTTTGGATATCTCACGCTTCCTATCCAAAGTTTATTAATTCAGAAATCATTACAGGATCGTTTCTATTTTCTGGACCCCCAATCAGACCTCTTTTCAACCATTTGCCATTCCCTATATTCACTTTTTCTCCATTGCCAATCGACCACATAACTGACTGAGAAATAGCCTCCCTGCCAGATAATAGACTTTGCCACCCCCACGAAGGTATTGAACCTTTGTCAGCTCTCCAGAAGTTTTGTCTGGGAAAATAAATACTTTTTAACACTTTCCCCCATAATGAATCAGGATTTTGAGCCAATCTCCATGCTTGTTTACCCAGCATGGCTTTGTTGACAGGAATTAGATCTCGAAAGCCCATGCCACCCCTTTCCTTTCTCATCTTCAGAATATCCCATTGTTTCCAATGAAGACCAACTTTGGAATCATTGTTTTTCCACCAGAAATTTGCAATCTTCCACTCAATTGCTTTGCACACTGAAATTGGTATTTTAAAGATGGACATGGCATATTGAGGAAGAGCTTGAACAACTATTTTTACTAAAACTTCCTTTCCTGCTTTCGATATCAAATACTCTTTCCAGCCTTCTAATTTCATATTCACTCTGCCCAATATCCAGCCAAACATATTCTTTTTCGAAGCATCCCACTCTAAGGGAATACTGAGATATTTGCCTGTATGGCTAATCTCAGGTATCCTTAATTCTCTCGCCATACTGTCCCTCAAAGATTGAGCACATCCCTTGCTGAAACAAATGCCAGATTTATTCAGGCTTACCGCCTGTCCTGTAACAAAGCAATAGTGGTTCAGAATGGCTGAAATATTCTGGCATTCCAACACTGTTCCATCTAAGAAGAATATGGAATCGTCTGCAAACAGAAGATGAGATAAAGTTGGGCAGAAAGTGTTCAATTTAATTCGTTTTATGCTGCCATTTGTTACTACATTCTCcattaaagatgataaaaaaattagccaCAAGGATAAACAAGGGGAAAGAGGATCTCCCTATTTGATGCCTCTTGTCGGCTTAAAAAATGGAAGAGGCTCGCCATTCAATTTAATACTGAAAGAGACAGTTGTAACACATTGCATAATCCAGCTTACCCAT
Protein-coding sequences here:
- the LOC115737664 gene encoding UBP1-associated protein 2A-like: MEDLKKRKLDEAAGNGDSSDSEEHLRSLLEPLAKPHLVELLAKLGSQYPSIAEEIKSIASADPVHRKLFVRGLAWNTTSETLCAAFQVHGEIEEGAVIYDKTTGKSRGYGFITYKNMESTQVALRAPSKMIDGRMAVCNLACEGLTGTSGTPDLAQRKLFIGGLSPDVTSEMLLSFFGRYGDIEEGSVAYDKDTAESRGFGFVTYRTSEAAKRAIDDPQKLLGGRSITVKFADSHGRKTAQPQLTATMVPMGAPMAAGYPQSGYPQTGKAYPSLDPAGYPYSQAAPAYPGATYPSPPAVPMPYAAQPQMIYPQLAVKKDQLGVPPTPPMGMGGYPYYSAKQ